From Mycolicibacterium nivoides, a single genomic window includes:
- a CDS encoding cyclopropane mycolic acid synthase family methyltransferase, with product MSKLTPKYEELQSIYDISNEFYELFLGPTMGYTCGYFERDDMTGDEAQIAKFDLALGKLGLEPGMTLLDIGCGWGACMARAIEKYDVNVIGLTLSGEQREYAIEKLSKVPTERNVEVRLQGWEEFNDEVDRIVSIGAFEHFGFERYPAFFETAYNALPDDGTMLLHNITGFDLRQGQKLGLHMTFEDARFARFIMTEIFPGGRLPSVTMEEEKATEAGFKVTQLQEIGPHYVRTLKIWADALEAHKDEAIAIQGQEVYDRYDKYLNGCQKYFASGHISVHQFTLQK from the coding sequence ATGTCCAAATTGACACCGAAATATGAAGAACTGCAGTCGATCTACGACATTTCCAACGAATTCTATGAACTGTTTCTAGGCCCGACAATGGGTTATACGTGCGGCTATTTCGAGCGCGACGACATGACCGGTGACGAGGCCCAGATCGCGAAGTTCGATCTGGCACTGGGCAAGCTGGGCCTCGAACCGGGGATGACGCTGCTGGACATCGGCTGCGGCTGGGGCGCGTGCATGGCGCGGGCAATCGAGAAGTACGACGTCAATGTCATCGGCCTGACGCTGAGTGGCGAGCAGCGGGAATACGCCATCGAAAAGCTCTCCAAGGTGCCCACCGAGCGCAATGTCGAGGTCCGGCTGCAGGGCTGGGAAGAATTCAACGACGAGGTCGACCGCATCGTGTCGATCGGCGCCTTCGAGCATTTCGGATTCGAGCGGTATCCGGCGTTTTTCGAGACGGCCTACAACGCGCTGCCCGACGACGGCACCATGCTGCTGCACAACATCACGGGATTCGACCTGCGGCAGGGCCAGAAGCTCGGCCTGCACATGACGTTCGAAGACGCCCGGTTCGCCCGGTTCATCATGACCGAGATCTTCCCCGGCGGCCGGCTGCCGTCGGTGACGATGGAGGAGGAAAAGGCGACCGAAGCCGGGTTCAAGGTGACCCAGCTGCAGGAGATCGGCCCGCACTACGTTCGGACCCTCAAGATCTGGGCCGACGCGCTCGAGGCCCACAAGGACGAGGCCATCGCGATCCAGGGCCAGGAGGTCTACGACCGCTACGACAAGTACCTCAACGGCTGCCAGAAATACTTCGCCTCGGGCCACATCAGCGTGCATCAGTTCACGCTGCAGAAGTAG
- a CDS encoding YciI family protein — MHYFALLISRDVELAPDEAAEGMAAFQAFHAKAASAIRAGDALDKSAAATRIAGGPDNPTITDGPFAEGAEVACGYYVFEADNLDDALALARDIPVAHFGAVEVWPMVHWQAPEQPLGNDWLALLLEPPEDVNTPGTDEWNAQAAKHGELAKTIGDRTLAGAPLHPPTTATTVRVRDGKVLLTDGPYIEGAEVANGFYVLRASDREEAVKLASMIPASAIEVRQLAGVSGL; from the coding sequence ATGCATTACTTCGCTTTACTGATCAGCCGCGACGTGGAACTCGCCCCCGACGAGGCAGCCGAGGGCATGGCTGCCTTCCAGGCTTTCCACGCCAAGGCGGCGTCGGCGATCCGGGCGGGCGACGCGCTGGACAAGTCCGCCGCCGCCACCCGCATCGCCGGTGGGCCGGACAACCCGACGATCACCGACGGGCCGTTCGCCGAGGGTGCCGAGGTGGCGTGCGGTTACTACGTGTTCGAGGCCGACAATCTCGATGACGCCCTTGCATTGGCCCGCGATATCCCGGTCGCCCATTTCGGTGCGGTCGAGGTGTGGCCGATGGTCCACTGGCAGGCCCCCGAGCAGCCGCTGGGCAATGACTGGCTGGCCCTGCTGCTGGAGCCGCCTGAGGACGTCAACACGCCGGGAACCGACGAGTGGAATGCGCAGGCGGCCAAGCACGGTGAACTCGCCAAGACCATCGGCGACAGGACGCTGGCGGGCGCGCCGCTGCATCCGCCGACCACCGCGACGACGGTGCGCGTGCGCGACGGCAAGGTGCTGCTGACCGACGGGCCCTACATCGAAGGGGCCGAGGTGGCCAACGGCTTCTACGTGCTGCGTGCCTCCGATCGCGAGGAGGCGGTCAAACTGGCGTCGATGATTCCCGCATCGGCCATCGAGGTCCGCCAGTTGGCGGGCGTCTCGGGCCTGTAG
- a CDS encoding RNA polymerase sigma factor has protein sequence MTQLDGVFRREWGPVVATIARWSGDLSVAEDAVQEACAHALQTWPAEGVPANPGAWLITVARNRALDRLRRESARPGKELAAVYEQVNASGGDAELHPVRDDELRMMFTCAHPALDRSSQLALTLRLISGLTVTEIARALLQSDAAVGQRITRAKNKIRQANIPLRVPPPELLEERTPHVLGCIYSVFTEGYWSTGGPSAIRDELCDEGVRLSGELCALMPGNQDAHALAALVLLHDSRRRTRVDEGGALIPLDEQDRSHWDRGRIARGLEQLRLAEGAPGTYLPQAVIAALHATAPTWQHTDWATICLAYDRLAAMTDSPVVRANRALAVGFRDGFAAGLAALDEVADDPRLARTNAVAPIRADLLRRARRFDEARSWYRIALEGEGSGSEPARAFLRRRLAECATS, from the coding sequence GTGACCCAGCTGGACGGCGTCTTTCGGCGCGAGTGGGGCCCGGTGGTGGCCACCATCGCCCGCTGGTCGGGTGATCTCTCCGTGGCCGAGGACGCCGTCCAGGAGGCCTGTGCGCACGCGCTGCAGACATGGCCCGCCGAGGGTGTGCCCGCCAATCCCGGTGCGTGGTTGATCACCGTGGCACGCAACCGCGCCCTGGACCGGCTGCGGCGTGAATCTGCCCGTCCCGGAAAGGAACTCGCAGCGGTGTACGAGCAGGTGAACGCGTCGGGCGGTGATGCCGAGCTGCACCCGGTGCGCGATGACGAGCTGCGGATGATGTTCACCTGCGCTCACCCTGCGCTGGACCGCAGTTCGCAGCTGGCCCTCACGCTGCGGCTGATCTCGGGGCTCACCGTCACCGAGATCGCCCGCGCCCTGCTGCAGTCCGACGCCGCGGTCGGGCAGCGGATCACCCGGGCCAAGAACAAGATTCGGCAGGCCAACATCCCGCTGCGGGTGCCGCCACCGGAGCTTCTGGAGGAGCGCACGCCACACGTGCTCGGCTGTATCTATTCGGTGTTCACCGAGGGCTATTGGTCGACAGGTGGCCCGTCGGCCATCCGCGACGAACTGTGCGACGAGGGTGTCCGGCTCTCGGGTGAACTGTGTGCGTTGATGCCGGGCAACCAGGATGCGCACGCGCTCGCAGCGCTTGTGCTGCTGCATGATTCGCGCCGTCGCACCAGGGTGGACGAGGGCGGTGCGCTGATACCGCTGGACGAGCAGGACCGTAGCCATTGGGATCGGGGACGTATCGCGCGGGGCCTGGAGCAGTTGCGGTTGGCCGAGGGCGCACCCGGCACCTATCTCCCGCAAGCGGTGATCGCGGCGCTGCACGCCACCGCGCCTACCTGGCAGCACACCGACTGGGCCACCATCTGCCTGGCCTACGACCGGCTGGCCGCGATGACGGACTCCCCTGTCGTGCGCGCCAATCGCGCACTCGCCGTTGGCTTTCGCGACGGCTTCGCGGCCGGCCTGGCCGCACTCGACGAAGTGGCCGACGATCCGCGGCTGGCCCGGACCAATGCGGTGGCGCCGATCCGCGCGGATCTTCTGCGGCGGGCCCGCCGCTTCGACGAGGCCCGGAGCTGGTACCGCATCGCACTTGAGGGCGAAGGCTCTGGGTCCGAGCCGGCCCGGGCCTTCCTGCGACGCCGGCTCGCCGAATGCGCCACCTCTTGA
- the rplA gene encoding 50S ribosomal protein L1 has product MSKNSKAYREAAEKVDRDKLYTPLEAAKLAKETSSKKQDATVEVAIRLGVDPRKADQMVRGTVNLPHGTGKTARVAVFAVGEKAEQALAAGADVVGSDDLIEKIQGGFLDFDAAIATPDQMAKVGRIARVLGPRGLMPNPKTGTVTPDVTKAVADIKGGKINFRVDKQANLHFVIGKASFDEAKLAENYGAALDEVLRAKPSSSKGRYLKKVTVSTTTGPGIPVDPSVTRNFTEA; this is encoded by the coding sequence ATGAGCAAGAACAGCAAGGCATACCGCGAAGCCGCGGAGAAGGTCGACCGGGACAAGCTCTACACCCCGCTTGAGGCCGCGAAGCTGGCCAAGGAGACCTCCTCCAAGAAGCAGGACGCCACCGTCGAGGTCGCCATCCGCCTCGGCGTCGACCCCCGCAAGGCTGACCAGATGGTCCGCGGCACCGTCAACCTGCCCCACGGCACCGGTAAGACCGCCCGCGTCGCCGTGTTCGCCGTCGGCGAGAAGGCCGAGCAGGCACTGGCCGCCGGCGCCGACGTCGTCGGCAGCGACGACCTGATCGAGAAGATCCAGGGCGGTTTCCTGGACTTCGACGCCGCGATCGCCACCCCGGATCAGATGGCCAAGGTCGGTCGGATCGCCCGCGTGCTGGGCCCGCGCGGTCTGATGCCGAACCCCAAGACCGGCACCGTCACTCCCGATGTCACCAAGGCTGTGGCCGACATCAAGGGCGGCAAGATCAACTTCCGCGTCGACAAGCAGGCCAACCTGCACTTCGTGATCGGCAAGGCGTCCTTCGACGAGGCCAAGCTGGCCGAGAACTACGGTGCCGCCCTCGACGAGGTGCTGCGTGCCAAGCCGTCGTCCTCGAAGGGGCGTTACCTCAAGAAGGTGACCGTCTCCACCACCACGGGCCCGGGTATCCCGGTCGACCCGTCGGTGACCCGGAACTTCACCGAGGCGTAG
- the rplK gene encoding 50S ribosomal protein L11 — translation MAPKKKVAGLIKLQIQAGQANPAPPVGPALGQHGVNIMEFCKAYNAATESQRGNVIPVEITVYEDRSFTFALKTPPAARLLLKAAGVPKGSGEPHKTKVAKVTWDQVREIAETKKADLNANDIDAAAKIIAGTARSMGITVE, via the coding sequence ATGGCCCCGAAGAAAAAGGTCGCCGGGCTCATCAAGCTGCAGATCCAGGCCGGGCAGGCCAACCCCGCCCCGCCGGTCGGTCCTGCACTTGGCCAGCACGGCGTCAACATCATGGAGTTCTGCAAGGCGTACAACGCCGCGACCGAGTCGCAGCGCGGAAACGTCATCCCCGTGGAGATCACCGTCTACGAGGACCGCAGCTTCACTTTCGCACTGAAGACCCCGCCCGCCGCCAGGCTGCTGCTCAAGGCCGCCGGTGTGCCCAAGGGTTCGGGCGAGCCGCACAAGACCAAGGTCGCCAAGGTGACCTGGGACCAGGTGCGCGAGATCGCTGAGACCAAGAAGGCCGATCTCAACGCCAACGACATCGACGCCGCGGCGAAGATCATCGCCGGCACCGCCCGCTCCATGGGCATCACCGTCGAATAA
- the nusG gene encoding transcription termination/antitermination protein NusG, with the protein MTTFDGDETVADETVDVDGVESQTDDSAEGQEAVEAATVDETETPEAEVAEEAAEAPAADEADEDEDPAVALKKELRLKPGDWYVIHSYAGYENKVKANLETRVQNLDVGDYIFQVEVPTEEVTEIKNGQRKQVNRKVLPGYILVRMELNDESWGAVRNTPGVTGFVGATSRPSPLSLNDVVKFLLPQGAAKKPAKSSAAAAAGASTEATLERPEILVDFEVGESVTVMDGPFATLPASISEVNAEQQKLKVLVSIFGRETPVELTFNQVSKI; encoded by the coding sequence GTGACCACGTTCGACGGCGACGAGACGGTCGCCGACGAGACCGTTGACGTCGACGGCGTCGAGTCGCAGACCGACGATTCGGCCGAGGGCCAGGAGGCCGTCGAGGCCGCAACGGTCGACGAAACCGAAACGCCAGAAGCCGAGGTCGCCGAAGAGGCGGCTGAGGCACCTGCCGCGGACGAAGCCGACGAAGACGAGGACCCGGCAGTCGCGCTCAAGAAGGAACTGCGGCTCAAGCCGGGTGACTGGTACGTCATCCACTCTTACGCCGGTTACGAGAACAAGGTGAAAGCCAACCTCGAGACCCGCGTGCAGAACCTTGACGTCGGCGATTACATCTTCCAGGTCGAGGTGCCCACCGAAGAGGTCACCGAGATCAAGAACGGCCAGCGCAAGCAGGTCAACCGCAAGGTGCTGCCGGGCTACATCCTGGTGCGCATGGAGCTCAACGACGAGTCGTGGGGCGCAGTGCGCAACACCCCGGGTGTCACCGGTTTCGTCGGCGCCACCTCGCGGCCGTCCCCGCTGTCGCTGAACGACGTGGTGAAGTTCCTGCTGCCGCAGGGCGCGGCCAAGAAGCCCGCCAAGTCCAGCGCCGCCGCCGCGGCCGGTGCCAGCACCGAGGCCACCTTGGAACGTCCCGAGATCCTGGTCGATTTCGAGGTCGGCGAGTCCGTCACCGTCATGGACGGCCCGTTCGCGACGCTGCCCGCCTCCATCAGCGAGGTCAACGCCGAGCAGCAGAAGCTCAAGGTGTTGGTGTCCATCTTCGGCCGCGAGACACCTGTCGAACTGACCTTCAACCAGGTCTCAAAGATTTAG
- the secE gene encoding preprotein translocase subunit SecE has product MSDEREGAGSADDTGTDAGTDTGATDTTHGQTAVVTRPLRPTGKRTRRGVAAEADGDEAAAGDASSDDVEADSGKSKKAKKNAKATKAGPSRNPIMFVVNYLRQVVAELRKVIWPNRKQMVSYTTVVLVFLVFMVALISGADLGLARLVSLVFGT; this is encoded by the coding sequence GTGAGCGACGAGCGCGAAGGTGCCGGCTCCGCAGACGACACTGGAACCGACGCTGGCACCGACACCGGGGCAACGGACACCACCCACGGCCAGACCGCTGTGGTGACCCGGCCGCTGCGCCCGACCGGCAAGCGGACCCGTCGTGGCGTGGCTGCTGAGGCCGACGGTGACGAGGCCGCCGCGGGCGACGCGTCGAGCGACGATGTCGAGGCCGACTCCGGCAAGTCGAAGAAGGCCAAGAAGAACGCGAAGGCCACGAAGGCCGGGCCGTCGCGGAACCCGATCATGTTCGTCGTCAACTACCTGCGGCAGGTCGTTGCCGAGCTCCGCAAGGTGATCTGGCCGAACCGCAAGCAGATGGTCAGCTACACCACGGTGGTGCTGGTCTTCCTGGTGTTCATGGTTGCGCTGATCTCCGGCGCCGACCTTGGACTGGCGCGGCTGGTGTCGCTTGTGTTCGGCACCTGA
- the hadC gene encoding (3R)-hydroxyacyl-ACP dehydratase subunit HadC, giving the protein MALKADIRGMVWKYPYPFLIGREQIRQYAKAVKAMDPASHDEAAAAELGHDALVAPLTFASTLALLVQEHFFQNVDIGMETKQIVQVDQKFVYRKPLKAGDQLHAVMEVTSVEERFGADIVVTHNVCTDDEGAVVLEAITTMMGHDADDSIQVKWDPETGKVVRKAAGE; this is encoded by the coding sequence ATGGCACTCAAGGCTGATATCCGGGGAATGGTCTGGAAGTATCCGTACCCGTTCCTGATCGGCCGCGAGCAGATCCGTCAGTACGCCAAGGCCGTCAAGGCCATGGACCCGGCCAGCCACGACGAGGCCGCTGCAGCCGAACTCGGCCATGACGCCCTGGTCGCTCCGCTGACTTTCGCCTCCACGCTGGCGCTGCTGGTGCAGGAACACTTCTTCCAGAACGTCGACATCGGCATGGAAACCAAGCAGATCGTCCAGGTGGACCAGAAGTTCGTGTACCGCAAGCCGCTCAAGGCCGGCGATCAGCTGCACGCCGTCATGGAGGTCACCTCCGTAGAGGAGCGCTTCGGCGCCGACATCGTCGTCACCCACAACGTCTGCACCGATGACGAGGGTGCGGTGGTCCTGGAGGCCATCACCACCATGATGGGTCACGACGCCGACGATTCCATCCAGGTGAAGTGGGATCCGGAAACCGGCAAGGTCGTGCGGAAGGCCGCCGGGGAGTAG
- the hadB gene encoding (3R)-hydroxyacyl-ACP dehydratase subunit HadB, with the protein MALREFSSVKVGDTLPERVIPLTRGDLVNYAGVSGDLNPIHWDDEIAKQVGLDTAIAHGMLTMGVGGGYVTEWVGDPAAVTEYNVRFTAVVPVPNDGVGAEIVFNGRVKSVDPEAKLVTIAISATAGGKKIFGRAIATAKLA; encoded by the coding sequence ATGGCGCTGCGCGAGTTCAGTTCGGTCAAGGTCGGCGACACGCTCCCGGAGCGGGTGATCCCGCTGACCCGTGGAGATCTGGTCAACTACGCCGGCGTATCCGGTGACCTCAACCCGATCCACTGGGACGACGAGATCGCCAAGCAGGTCGGCCTCGACACCGCGATCGCCCACGGCATGCTGACCATGGGCGTCGGCGGCGGCTACGTCACCGAATGGGTCGGCGACCCGGCTGCCGTGACCGAGTACAACGTCCGGTTCACCGCCGTCGTGCCGGTTCCCAACGACGGTGTCGGAGCCGAGATCGTCTTCAACGGCCGCGTGAAGTCCGTGGATCCCGAAGCGAAACTGGTCACCATCGCCATCTCGGCGACCGCAGGCGGGAAGAAGATCTTCGGGCGGGCCATAGCGACCGCGAAACTGGCGTAA
- the hadA gene encoding (3R)-hydroxyacyl-ACP dehydratase subunit HadA, whose protein sequence is MALSTSIVGMHYRHPEHYEVGREKIREHAIAVKNDGAFYHDEAAAAELGYDSVLAPLTFICIFGYQAQWAFFEWAEIGIQDAQIVQVDQELKFHKPVKAGDKLYCDVYVHSVRKAHGTDIIVTKNIITNDNGEVVQEAYTTLAGRAGDGEEGFN, encoded by the coding sequence GTGGCTCTTTCGACCAGCATCGTCGGGATGCACTACCGGCATCCTGAGCACTACGAGGTCGGGCGCGAGAAGATCCGCGAGCACGCGATCGCGGTCAAGAACGATGGTGCGTTCTACCACGACGAGGCTGCCGCGGCCGAGCTCGGATACGACTCGGTGCTGGCGCCGCTGACCTTTATCTGCATTTTCGGTTACCAGGCGCAGTGGGCCTTCTTCGAATGGGCCGAGATCGGCATCCAGGATGCTCAGATCGTCCAGGTCGATCAGGAGCTGAAGTTCCACAAGCCGGTCAAGGCCGGTGACAAGCTGTACTGCGACGTCTACGTGCACTCCGTGCGCAAGGCGCACGGCACCGACATCATCGTGACCAAGAACATCATCACCAATGACAACGGTGAGGTGGTCCAGGAGGCCTACACGACCCTCGCGGGGCGTGCGGGTGACGGAGAAGAGGGTTTTAACTGA
- the rpmG gene encoding 50S ribosomal protein L33, translated as MASSTDVRPKITLACEVCKHRNYITKKNRRNDPDRLEIKKFCPNCGTHQPHKESR; from the coding sequence GTGGCGTCGAGTACCGACGTACGGCCGAAGATCACTTTGGCGTGCGAGGTGTGCAAGCACCGCAACTACATCACCAAGAAGAACCGCCGCAACGATCCCGACCGGCTCGAGATCAAGAAGTTCTGCCCTAACTGCGGCACCCACCAGCCGCACAAAGAGTCGCGGTAG
- a CDS encoding globin domain-containing protein — translation MTVTSPEPSAVRDELEPHHAEIVSATLPLIGAHIDEITSEFYRRLFANHPELLRNLFNRGNQAQGAQQRALAASIATFATHLVNPDLPHPSALLARIGHKHASLGITAGQYPIVHDNLFAAIVEVLGADTVTAEVAEAWDRVYWIMADTLIALERDLYAGAGVEPGDVFRRLRVVSRVDDPSGAVLVTVRAAEPVNFAAGQYVSVGVTLPDGARQLRQYSLVGAPGSTDLTFAVKPVDAVADQPAGEVSSWIRANLCVGDLLDVTVPFGDLYNGGRPDGPLVLVSAGIGVTPMVGILEFLAAEAPETHVRVLHADRSDNGHPLRERQQELIDALPNASLDLWYEDGVTGGAPGVHAGLLKLDGIELPADAAYYLCGGAGFVEAVRTQLSGRGVAIERVHCELFAPNDWLLD, via the coding sequence ATGACCGTCACCAGCCCCGAGCCGTCTGCGGTACGCGACGAACTGGAGCCGCACCACGCCGAAATCGTCTCGGCGACACTGCCTCTCATCGGCGCGCACATCGACGAAATCACTTCGGAGTTCTACCGGCGACTGTTTGCCAACCACCCAGAGTTGCTGCGCAACCTGTTCAACCGTGGCAACCAGGCCCAGGGCGCCCAGCAGCGCGCACTGGCGGCTTCGATCGCCACGTTCGCGACCCATCTGGTCAACCCGGACCTGCCGCACCCGTCGGCCCTGCTGGCGCGCATCGGTCACAAGCACGCCTCGCTCGGCATCACCGCCGGCCAGTACCCGATCGTGCACGACAACCTGTTCGCCGCGATCGTGGAGGTGCTGGGTGCGGATACCGTGACCGCCGAGGTGGCCGAGGCCTGGGACCGGGTCTACTGGATCATGGCCGACACCCTGATCGCGCTGGAGCGGGATCTGTACGCGGGTGCCGGCGTCGAACCCGGTGACGTCTTCCGGCGCCTGCGCGTCGTCTCCCGCGTCGACGACCCGTCCGGTGCGGTGCTCGTGACGGTCCGTGCCGCCGAGCCCGTCAACTTCGCTGCCGGACAGTACGTATCGGTCGGCGTGACCCTGCCCGACGGTGCCCGTCAGCTACGGCAGTACAGCCTGGTCGGCGCACCCGGGTCCACCGATCTGACGTTTGCGGTCAAGCCGGTCGACGCCGTCGCGGACCAGCCCGCGGGCGAGGTGTCGTCGTGGATCCGGGCCAACCTCTGTGTCGGCGATCTGCTCGACGTCACGGTGCCCTTCGGTGACCTGTACAACGGCGGCCGGCCCGACGGCCCGCTGGTGCTGGTGTCGGCTGGGATCGGGGTCACCCCGATGGTCGGCATCCTGGAGTTCCTGGCCGCCGAGGCGCCCGAGACCCACGTGCGGGTCCTGCACGCCGACCGCAGCGACAACGGTCACCCACTGCGGGAGCGTCAGCAAGAGCTGATCGACGCACTGCCCAACGCGAGCCTCGACCTCTGGTACGAGGACGGCGTCACCGGTGGTGCCCCCGGCGTGCACGCCGGCCTGCTCAAGCTCGACGGCATCGAACTGCCCGCCGACGCCGCCTACTACCTGTGCGGCGGGGCCGGCTTCGTCGAGGCGGTCCGCACCCAGCTGAGCGGGCGAGGGGTCGCCATCGAGCGGGTGCATTGCGAGCTGTTCGCACCCAACGATTGGCTCCTGGACTAG
- a CDS encoding RrF2 family transcriptional regulator yields the protein MHLTRFTDLGLRTLMLLASGESESRRITTRTIASGANASEHHVAKAVSKLSELGMVHARRGRVGGLVLTDAGRNASIGWLVRELEGDREVIECGGDSPCPLIAACRLRRVLADAKEAFYRELDRYTVTDLTADNRLPIVLQLTTEGNLR from the coding sequence ATGCACCTCACCCGGTTCACCGACCTAGGACTGCGCACGCTGATGCTGCTGGCCTCGGGTGAGTCCGAGTCCCGCCGCATCACCACCCGCACCATCGCCTCGGGGGCCAACGCGTCCGAGCATCACGTCGCCAAGGCGGTGTCCAAGCTGTCCGAGCTGGGCATGGTGCACGCCCGGCGGGGCCGGGTCGGGGGACTGGTGCTCACCGACGCCGGGCGCAACGCCTCGATCGGCTGGCTGGTGCGCGAACTCGAAGGCGACCGCGAGGTCATCGAATGCGGCGGGGATTCCCCGTGTCCGCTCATCGCGGCCTGCCGGCTCCGCCGCGTTCTGGCCGACGCCAAGGAGGCGTTCTACCGCGAGCTCGACCGCTACACCGTGACAGACCTGACGGCAGACAACCGCCTGCCGATTGTTTTACAACTCACAACCGAAGGGAATCTCCGATGA
- a CDS encoding MBL fold metallo-hydrolase: MSEPQVDDRLYFRQLLSGRDYAAGDVIAQQMRNFSYLIGDRETGDAVVVDPAYAANDLVDALENDGMHLSGVLVTHHHPDHVGGTMAGFSLKGLAELLERQSVPVHVNTHEANWVSQVTGIAQSELTEHVHGDKVSVGAVEIELLHTPGHTPGSQCFLLGGRLVAGDTLFLDGCGRTDFPGGNVDDMFRSLQALAKLPGDPTVFPGHWYSEEPSAPLDEVKRSNYVYRASNLDQWRMLMGG, encoded by the coding sequence ATGTCCGAGCCCCAGGTTGATGACCGCTTGTACTTCCGGCAGTTGTTGTCAGGTCGCGACTACGCGGCCGGCGACGTGATCGCCCAGCAGATGCGCAACTTCTCGTACCTGATCGGCGACCGCGAGACCGGCGATGCCGTGGTCGTCGACCCTGCGTATGCGGCCAACGATCTGGTCGACGCGCTCGAGAACGACGGCATGCACCTGTCCGGCGTGCTGGTCACCCATCACCACCCCGACCACGTCGGCGGCACGATGGCGGGCTTCTCCCTCAAGGGCCTCGCCGAGCTGCTGGAACGCCAGAGCGTGCCGGTCCACGTCAACACCCACGAGGCCAACTGGGTTTCCCAGGTCACCGGGATCGCGCAGAGCGAGCTGACCGAGCACGTGCACGGCGACAAGGTTTCGGTCGGCGCGGTGGAGATCGAGCTACTCCACACTCCCGGCCATACCCCGGGTAGCCAGTGCTTCCTGCTGGGCGGCCGACTGGTCGCCGGGGACACGTTGTTCCTCGACGGATGCGGGCGCACCGACTTTCCCGGCGGCAATGTCGACGACATGTTCCGCAGTCTTCAGGCGCTGGCCAAGCTGCCCGGAGACCCGACCGTCTTCCCCGGGCACTGGTACTCGGAGGAACCGAGCGCTCCGCTCGATGAGGTCAAACGCAGCAACTACGTGTATCGGGCGTCAAACCTCGACCAATGGCGCATGTTGATGGGCGGCTGA
- a CDS encoding T6SS phospholipase effector Tle1-like catalytic domain-containing protein codes for MKNIVLCFDHTDEHPGLRDASNTEMLFRLLDDTDQLTWYHSGTAIRHGRRIAPGRRGDAVSEARAAIVEAYRFLGDAWDPGDRIFVFGGGEGGHRAGELATLLGTVGLLPAHSDDVLDYALATYVLPRTPRTPQDWRQIRVLAAQLVGDRDPAVPVRFVGLWNATATPGTKQRMGPLPTVESGRHAVGVDGGRRTVRYCERLDEVWFRGARCDVTGGTGACWPLADIALDWMLDGAIAAGLHVVDNTACPTDLDALAGTASAIGRCRAPLDARVHASVEVYLRSHPHYWRRLPARIEWADTEWLARGERLVHRPVTPTVQRDILTAIAS; via the coding sequence GTGAAGAACATCGTGCTGTGCTTCGACCACACAGATGAACATCCCGGACTCCGTGACGCGTCGAATACCGAGATGCTGTTTCGGTTGCTGGACGACACCGATCAGTTGACCTGGTATCACAGCGGCACGGCCATACGACACGGCCGAAGAATCGCGCCGGGCCGCCGCGGAGATGCCGTCAGCGAAGCCCGAGCCGCCATCGTCGAGGCGTACCGATTCCTCGGCGACGCCTGGGATCCAGGCGACCGGATCTTCGTGTTCGGCGGGGGCGAAGGCGGGCATCGCGCCGGTGAGCTGGCCACCCTGCTCGGCACGGTCGGCCTGTTGCCGGCGCACTCCGACGACGTGCTCGACTACGCACTCGCCACCTACGTACTGCCCCGCACTCCGCGCACGCCTCAGGATTGGCGGCAGATCAGGGTGCTGGCGGCGCAACTCGTCGGCGATCGCGACCCTGCGGTGCCGGTGCGGTTCGTCGGGCTGTGGAACGCGACGGCCACTCCGGGCACCAAACAGCGGATGGGTCCGCTGCCGACCGTGGAATCGGGCCGGCATGCGGTGGGCGTGGACGGCGGGCGCCGGACCGTGCGGTACTGCGAGCGCCTCGACGAAGTCTGGTTCCGGGGAGCCCGCTGCGATGTCACCGGTGGCACGGGTGCCTGCTGGCCGCTGGCCGATATCGCCCTGGACTGGATGCTGGACGGGGCCATCGCCGCCGGGCTACACGTTGTCGACAACACAGCCTGCCCCACCGACCTCGACGCGCTGGCCGGGACCGCATCGGCGATCGGTCGGTGCCGGGCACCGCTGGACGCGCGGGTGCACGCCAGCGTCGAGGTGTACCTGCGTTCGCACCCGCACTATTGGCGGCGGCTGCCCGCGCGCATCGAATGGGCCGATACCGAGTGGCTGGCCCGTGGTGAGCGGTTGGTGCACAGGCCGGTGACCCCGACCGTGCAGCGCGACATCCTCACCGCCATCGCCTCGTGA